The nucleotide window AGATTTGTTATGAGAAAACTATATGCTATCGTATGTTTAGCTCTTTTGTCAAATGCATACAAAGCACAAGAATCACTACCATACTATCAGCAATATCTTTTGGATGGTGAGTTCCTGTTCAACCCAGCTCAATACGGAAAAACAGATTACGTACAGCTCAACGCCAATTATCAACAACAATTTTCAAAATTCAGTAATTCTCCGAATGTACAGTCAATCGGGATCAATGCGAATATCTTTGATAGAGTAGGTGCTGGTATTTCCGTATTCAGAGACAGTAACGGACCGATCTCTGCGGGTGGTATTACGGCTGGTGCTTCATATTTTATTCCGCTAAGTAGCGAAGGAGACAGAAAAGACCAGTTCTCTTTTGGTACAAGTGTTAACTTCTATAACATGAATTTTGACTATTCAAAAATCAATACTGAAGAAGGAGGTGACCCGTTATTAAGAGGGGAGGAAAGTAATATCTTCATGGTATATGCGAACTTCGGTTTGGCTGCTACCTACAGAGGTTTATTCGGAGGTGTTTCCGTAAATGACATTGCATTAAGTAATGATGCTTCTATCGTAAACAACTACGAACCTTCTCCAATTAAATTCTTCCTAAACTTAGGATACAACTGGAACATTGCTGATAATATTACAATTGCACCGTCAGCATTGATCAACCTTAATACAAACTCAACAAGAATGATCGACTGGAACCTGATGGCGACATTCTCCAATGATATCAACGCATTCTCTTTCGGGGTAAGCTACAGAACGGTTCAGAACAGATTTGACAATCAGGACCTGAGTATTTCTCCAATTGTAAAAGTAAGATTCAATAAATTCATGATCGGAGCTACCTATAACCTTGGATTATCTGATATCCAAAGTTATGGAGGAAACAGCTTCATGATTGGTCTGGGATATAACTTCGACAACTTTATTAATGTGAGAGGATTTAGATACTAATCAATTTAATTTAAATAAATTTGAGCTCTGAAAAATTTCAGAGCTTTTTTTATGATATACATTCACATTCCGTTCTGTAAGCAAAAATGCAGTTATTGTAACTTTCATTTTTCAACATCCCTGAATTTTAAGGATGAAATGCTTCGTGCCATGAAAACTGAAATATTGCTGAGAAAAGATGAATTGCAAAACAAAAATCTGAAATCCCTTTATTTCGGAGGCGGAACCCCTTCTATTCTTTCTGTGGATGAAATCAGTTCTTTAATAGATGAAACATTACGTTATTTCAGCTTTGAAAAAGATATAGAAATTACACTGGAAGCCAATCCTGATGATCTGGATAAAAACTTTTTAAAACAGCTTGCGGGAACACCCGTAAACAGGCTTTCCATCGGTACACAAAGTTTTTTTGAAGAGGATTTAAAATTAATGAACAGAGCTCACAATGCGTCAGAGGCCGAAAGCTCTATCAAGCGCGCCCAGGATTTCGGCTTTGAAAACCTTAGTATTGATCTGATCTATGGTTCGCCCACTTCCAATCTTGAGATCTGGAAAGAAAACCTTAACAAAACTATCGCTTTAGAAGTTCCTCATATTTCGTCGTATGCTTTGACCGTAGAGCCTAAAACTGCTTTGGAAAACTGGATTGCAAAAGGAAAGGTAAAAAGTCCTAAAGAAGAAGAACAAAATAAAGAATTCTATTATTTATCAGACTTTTTAAAAGATCATGGTTTTGAACATTACGAAGTTTCCAATTTTGCAAAACCCGGTTTCTATTCTCGGCACAATTCCTCATACTGGAAGTATCAAGAATATCTGGGAATAGGCCCTTCGGCACATTCCTACAACGGATTTGATGTCAGAAGCTGGAATGTTGCCAACAATCAGCAGTATATTAAGAAGCTTAATGATAAATTACTGGCTAAGGAAGAAGAAATTCTTTCTATGGAAGATCAGTTTAATGAAATGATCATGATCGGCCTGCGTACCATTTGGGGAGTAGATATTGAAAGTCTGAAAACCAAATTTTCGGATAGACTTCTGGAACATTTTCAAACGGAAATCAAACCAAAAATGCAAGAAGGTATTTTAATCATTGAAAATGATCATTTGAAAATTCCGGAGAAGCATTGGTTTATGGCAGATGGAATTGCTTCAGATTTGTTTATTGTATAATGTCTGCATGTATACAGTATGCCATAAAATTCACTATTTTTGTATAAAATTTCAACTCATTTGAAAACGAAAAAACAAGATTATTCACATCTTTCACCAAGCCAGCCTATCGGAATTTTCGACAGTGGAGTAGGAGGTCTTACCGTTGCCAAAGAAATCAAAAGACTTCTTCCTAATGAAGATCTGATTTACTTTGGAGATACAAAGCACCTTCCTTACGGAGAAAAATCCAGGGAAGCCATCATTGAATATTCTACAAAGATTACCAATTTTCTGCTGGAACAGAACTGCAAAGCAATTGTAATTGCCTGTAATACGGCAACCGCTAATGCTTTGAATGAAGTAATGCAGTCTGTTGCAGGAAGAGTGCCTGTAATAGACGTTATCAATCCTGTAGCTGAAAAAGTATCTTACGAAATCCACAATAATGTTGGAGTTATTGCAACTAAAGCGACTGTAAATTCAGGACTGTATAAAAAGAGTATCCGCAAGCATAATAAATGGATCAAAGTGGACGAGTTGGCAACACCATTGCTGGTACCTGCCATTGAAGAAGGTTTTAAAAACCATCCGATTACCCATGCTATTATTTACAATTATTTAAGCAACAGTAAGCTTAAAAATATTGAAACGTTGATTCTGGGCTGTACCCATTATCCTCTTTTAATAGATGAAATCAAGCAGTATTACGGAAACAGGGTACGGGTAATAGACTCTCCAAATATTGTTGCCAATCATCTGAAGATTATCATGGATAAGTACCATCTTTTAAACGAGAACAATCCCAAACCGAATTATCATTTCTATCTTTCAGATCTTACCAAGAATTTTGAAAAGATCTCTAAAAAGTTCTTCGGGAAAACAATTGATTTAGAATTGAAAGTATTATAAATAAAAAGTCTGCCTCACATCGAAGCAGACTTTTTTCTTAGTGTCATGGGGGAAATAATTTGTGAAACTTGTGTTTTAATTATGCTTCCACAATTACTTTCTCAGCATTCAGTCTTTTTTTTGGATTGAATTTAGGCTGATTGGCATCTGTCTCGTCTCTTTCCCCGATCGCTACTGCGAATAAGGTTTCATATTTTTCATTATTCAGCACGGCATCATATCCATCAGGTTCAATTCCTTCCATTGGAGTGGAATCTATACCCATGGCAGCACAGGCAGATAAAAGTACTCCCAATGACAAATACACCTGATGACGCAGCCAGGATTTTACAGCCTCTTCACCTTTAGGTTTTACCATCGTCCGGTAATAATTAACAGCACCTTCCGGAAGATTTTCTTCTATTTGTTTTTCAAAGTTCTCTATATCTTTGATCACCTGGAAAACAATGATGTAGTTGCTTTCCAATACTTTTTCCTTATTAAAATAAGATTTGTCCCCTAATTGCTGCTTCAGCTCCGGATCATTTACAAATATAAAATTCCATGGCTGGCTGTTGATAGAAGACGGACTGAGGTTTAAAATTTGTTTAAGCTCTGCAACCTGCTGTTCAGTAACTTTTCCCTGTGGGTTATACTTTTTTACAGTATACCTGTTTTTCATTTGCTCTAAAAAGTTCATAATTTTATACTATCATTTTTATAGTTACAAAATTAATTTAAGTTTCCTAACTTTGCAATAACGGTAAAAAATGATAGTATAAAAATGTATACCATAGATAATAAATCCTACCCGTGCTGTACCAGTGTTACGATGAAATTTATAGGAGGCAAATGGAAAGCAGTAATTTTACACCATTTGATTGATGGCGCTAAGCGATATAATGAATTAAGAAAGTCAATTCCTACCATTACAGAAAGAACCCTCAGCCTACAGCTAAAGCAACTGGAAGAAGATGGAATTGTTGACCGAAAAGTTTTTACAGAGAAACCTCCTTTAGTGGTGGAATATGAATTAACAGACTTCGGAAGAACCTTATTGCCTGTTCTGGAAGCCATTACAAAATGGGGTGAAGAAGCTCCGGTTATCTCAAAAAAAATAATCAGGAATTAGAGTTCCTGATTATCTTCTTTATTCGGTTCAAAAAAACTGAAACTTACGTTTCCGTATTTTCGGGTGTCTATTAAATTAGGGTGATCGAATTTCATACGGCTTTGGTGCTCTACAATCAGAACTCCATTTTCTTTCAGGTATTTATTGTTTAAGACCAGAGAGATAAGCTCGTGATATTTTTTCTCTTCCATTTCGAAAGGCGCATCAGAGAAAACAATCTCAAATGACTTTTTATTTCTGAATTTTTTAAGCCAGTCAAAAACATCTCCTCTCTGTACATTGATCTGGAGTGCCATATCAAGCTCGGAAGCAGTAGCGTTGATGAATGCCGTATGCTTTGGATTCATTTCCACAGAAGTTATATTCTGACCTCCTCTGGAAGCAAATTCCAGGGTAATAGAGCCAATTCCGGCAAAAAGATCAAGCACGGAGATCGACTGCATATCGTATTTGTTTTCCAGAATGCTGAATAAAGCCTCTTTCGCAAAATCGGTGGTAGGTCTTACTTCAAAGTTCTTGGGAGCGGCAATTTTTTTGGCTTTCCATTTGCCTGATATTATTCTGAACATATTTTTGTTAGAGGTTAGGTGGTAGATTATAGGTGGCAGGTGAATGTGTTTTAATTTCTATTACCTTTTGCCTGCAACCTAATTAAGTATAAAATTCTTGTTGGGAATGTTGTCAAAAACAATTTTCAGGTTTTTAACAAACTTCTGAAGTTCAGAAATAAATGTTTCATTTTCCGTAGTTTCTCCATAAGCATAAAAGCTGGTTTCATTAATTCCGAAACCGATTTTGCTTAATGTAAACATAATGAAGTAAAGAAAATCTACTTCTGAATTGACATCCAGATTATTATAAAGAATAATTTTCTTATTGTCAATCGCAAAAAATTCACACTGATTATGATAGAGGTTGATGTGAATTTCTTTACTGGTTTTATTATTGATTGAGCTTAAAAACTTTTCACCTGAGAAATTAAAATGGGCAGGCACGGCAAGTTCCTTTATTTTTTTATAATAGCTTTTCGGGAAAGTATAATAAAACTGAATATTGAATTTTTTGTTGATGGAGAGCATCAGTTCCTCCTTCTCTCTGTCAGCCGGAGCATTGAAGGCAATCAGATCAAATCCTGCATCATGCTCGGAAAAACCTTCCGGCATCAGGGTAAAGTGATTAAATGCTGAAATCACATGGATTTCTTCATAGCGCTGCTTGATAAGAACTTCGTCCAGCTTCTGTTCAATAAGATTGGCTGGTGTCTCTTCAGTAACGAAATAAGACTTTTCCTCCAGGATGTTTTTGTTTTTAACAATCTGGCAGATTAATCCGTCTTTGGTAAAAAGTAAATTAAGTACGTTCATATTTCAATTCCTGCAAATTTAGTGAAATTCTACCATTACCGCACCTGATTGATGGTGAAGTATTTCCTTATTATAAAAATCAATATTGACCTGGCTTTCCAGTACATCCCGAACCATCCGCTGTAAAGTACCATCACCAATACCATGAACAATTTCCAGCCTCTTCAGGTTATTTTTCCTGCAAAACTCCAGTACTTCAATCAGTTTTTCCTTTTGAATAAACAGTCTTTCAAAGCTGTCATAGTCATTGGGATTCTTTACCAAATTATGAAAATGCAGGTCCAGAACCAAATGATTTTTCTGATGTTTCTTAGAAATAATTTTTTTGGGTTCTGCTTTCCTTAAAATTCTTATATTTTCATACAGATCAGCATCTTTCGGAACCAGCTTTTCTTTGGGATACTGATGGGTAAAGCCATATTCATCTTTAAAAACGACAATATTTCCCTTCACGGAAGTTACTATTCCGCTTAAATCTTCGTCTACTACCGAAACCTTATCGCCGATTTTCATATTTTCAAGTCTCCTCTGAGTCAATTATTGTACAAAGGTAGAAAGTAAAAGATATAGAAAACAAACTCCTTTACTCTCAAACTCTCAAACACTCCAACTTTTACGTGCTTTATCACACCCTCGGCCCCAATTCAATAACTTCCAGATCCCTGATCTCTTCACCATCTACTACAAAGCGCATCATTGTTCTTACTTTATGCCAGCCCTGTTTTCCACACGCACCGGGATTGAGGTGAAGAAGCTTGTTTTTCTCATCGTACATTGCTTTCAGAATATGAGAATGTCCTGAAATAAATAACTTCGGGGGCTGTTCTGCAATTTCTTTCTTCGCAAGAGGTGAGTATTTCCCGGGATATCCTCCGATATGAATCATCAGAACTTCCAGTTTTTCACAAAAGAAACGGTTAACCTCGGGAAACTCTGCCTGAATTTTGGAATTATCAATATTTCCGTAAACTCCCTTCAGAGGTTTTATTTTTTCAAGCTGTTCAATCACATCCAGACTTCCGAAATCTCCACAATGCCAGATTTCATCGGCCTGAGAAGCATATTCCAGGATCCTGTGATCAATATAGGAGTGAGAGTCGGAGAGGAGAAGGATTTTGGTCATTATCTAAAGGTTCTTTCAGTAATATTTTCGTGATATTTATCTTTGAATATGGCTACACGCTCAGGATTAAGTTCCCCGTCGTGATTGATCACTCTTTCTTTCAGTAACCATTTTACCAGTTTTTCCATTCCTTTTTTCGAATTCATAAAATTGGATATTTTGGTCATATCCGTCGATTCTACTTTTGTTTTTTCAGTAAGAAAATTCAGGATAAAATAATCATCATTTACATACCTTGGCGTTTCATTATCCATATACCGGTAAAGAAGAACTTCTTCATCATCTTTCATAGAGAAAAAGGAATACTGGGCTACATTGATCTTTTCTGCTTTCAGAATCTGTTTCCCATCCAGTAAAACTTTATCATCTTTAATGGATACGTCCTGGGAAAAATATAAATTACAGCTTATCATCAGTAAGAAGAAAGCCAATAATCTGTTTAGTGTCATTTTACTATTTTTAAGATTGCAAATATAAAGAAGCTTCATAAACTGAGTCGGGCTCTTAATCTGTAATATTTTTTGTTTTTCGGATAGAATCCATTTTCTTTTCTATATCCGCACTGAAAACCTTTTTTAGTTTCAGCTGATTCTCCGTAAGTTTTGTAATAACAAAAGTGCCTGTCATATTGGTATTGGAAGGAAATACAATGGTCACTGTAGAATCTGAAGCTTTTTTCCAGCTTCCGATGTAGCGGTCTGCCTTTTCGTTTTTAGTCACAGGTTCTTCCAGAGCATCATATTTTAAGGTAGATTTGATCAGATTTCCTGTGATCTTTCCGTTTTTCTGAAATCTGATTCCTTCTCTTCTGGCCTCAAAACCATCCTGTTTTTCATAAGTATAAATATAGGTGTCCATTTTATTCAAATTCCAGGTTTGTAACAGCAATGGATTGGCTGTTTTGTCCTGAGCTTTAATTGTGGTGGCAGCAAAAAGGGAGAAAATACAGATACAAATAGGCTTTTTCATGAATACAACTGATTTATTGTAAAGTTTTAACGCGGCTAAAATTAGCATCGCTTATTATTTAGTAAATTTGGGAAAATTAAAATAAACAATGAAACAGAAACTTTCTTTTTTCATTTTTCTTTTAACTGTAGGATTGGTCAATGCGCAGGTAGAAGAAAAAAAGCTGGACGAACTGATCCAGAATACCCTGAAAACTTTTGATGTACCGGGAATGTCGGTGGGAATTGTAAAAGACGGTAAAGTGATCTATTCCAAAGGGTTTGGTGTGCGTTCTCTTACCAGCAAACAGCCAATGGATGATAATACGTTGGTAGGAATTGCTTCCAACTCAAAAGGTTTTACGTGTACGGCATTAGCAATCCTGGCAGATGAAGGAAAGTTGAACTGGGACGATAAAGTTTCAAAATATATTCCTGAGTTTCAAATGTATGATCCCTACGTTTCTCAAAATGTAACGATCAAAGATCTTATTACCCACAGAGCAGGATTAGGACTTGGCCAGGGAGATCTTATGTTCTTTCCGGAAGGAGGAAATTTAACGGTTAACGATATCGTTCACAATGTGAGATATCTGAAACCCGAAAATCCTTTCAGAACGAAACTGGATTATAATAACATCATGTTCATTGTGGCTGGAGAAGTGATTCACAGGATCTCCGGATTAAGCTGGGCTGAATTTATTGAGCAAAGAATTATGAAACCTGTAGGAATGACCTCAAGTTTTGGAAGCTACAACAGAGCAAAATCTGTAGCGAATAAAATTGATGCGCACGCACCTGTAGAAGGAAAAGCAATAGCTGTTCCTCATGACTGGAACGAAACCGCCAATGCTGCAGGAGGAATTATGAGTAACATTAAAGACATGACTACATGGGCTGAATGCCTTCTAAATAATTTCACTACTAAAGATGGAAAAAAACTGGTTTCAGATAAGAATGCTCAACAATTGTGGAGTTTACAGATTCCGGACAGAGTAGCGGCAAAAAATCCTTATGATACCAGTTTCTACGGATATGGTTTAGGGTGGTTCTTAAGTGACGTTAAAGGGCACAAGCAGGTACAGCATACGGGAGGATTAATCGGAACGGTTACCCAGTTTACTTTAATTCCGGATATGAAACTGGGAATTGTAGTATTGACGAACCAGCAATCTGGAGCAGCTTTCAATACCATTACGAATACGGTAAAAGATTCTTATCTTGGCGTAGCAGACAGAAACTGGCTGAAAACCTATGGAGAAAGAATGTCTAAAATGGAGGCTGAATTCAATAAACAAAAGAAAGATGCTTATGCTAAATCTGAAGCATTTAAAAAAGAAAAAGGACTGCAGCCCAAAGCAGAACAGTTTACAGGAACATACAATGATGTATGGTTTGGTGATGTAGAAATTGCACAACAGGGAGATACCTACAGAATTTCGTGCAAGAATTCTCCAAGATTAAAAGGAGAGCTGCTTCCTTACTCCAATAATTCATTCATTATAAAGTGGGATGACAGAAGCTATGATGCTGATGCTTATATTATTTTCAGTTATGATGAAAACGGAAAGGCAGAGTCTGCAAGATTGAAGGCAATTTCAGATGTAACAGACTTTAGTTTTGATTTTGATGATCTGGATCTGAAGAGAAAATAAACTTTTTTAAGGAAGAATAAATAAATCCATATTATTTTATAACTTTAAATGTAAAATAATATGGATTTATTGTTTTGTAAATGAATGTGTTGTGTTGGTTGTGAATTAACTATTATAGCTATGGAAAACAAATTTTTTACAATCACTTTTATACTTCTTTTCTTTTCAACAGGATGCTTGGAAGTGATATCTGCACAAAAGCGGATTCCTGTTATAAGGGCAACAAGTGATAAGAGTATTATTTATGATGGAACCCATGTTAAAGTAAATTGGAAACTGGATCCCAGAATAAAACCTGATATCTATTATACCAATTTGCCCTATAAAAAAAGCAAGATAGTACTGATTACAGATCAGGGAAAACAAAGTTTTAATACTCAGTATGGGAAAAGCTATGATTTAATAGTGCTGCTTAATGAGAAAGACAGTTGCTTCGTTCGTATTATGGCTAAAGAAGATCCTTCCTTTATCTCTCTTAAACAAAATGAAAATAAACCTTCTCCTCTGGAAATCCCCTTTACAATAACAGGGTCCAGAATTTATTTTAAAGGACTTCTGAATGAAAAAGAAGAAGTAAATATACAATTTGATCTGGGAGCTGGAACATCATGTGTTAATAAACTTTCTTCAGAGAAACTTCAACTTTCTTTTACAGATAAAACAACAATAAGTAATACACAAGGGGTAAATGAAGCTCGTAAAAGTTCTGGAAACAAATTACAAATTGGAGATGCGGTTTGGAGAGATGTTCCTCTTACTGAAGTGGGAAATATGAAACAGGATGAAGACTTGATTGTAGGGAATGGCTTTTTCAGGGATAAAATTATTGAGATCGATTACGATAGGAAAATGATGGTCATTCATAATCAATTACCTGCTAAAGCTAAAGAGTTTAAGAAGCAGGAAGTATTCTATGAACAAAACCGTCCAAAATTCAAAGTTGATTTTACTCAGGACAATAAAAAATATTCTTTTTGGTTTCTTTTTGATACAGGAAGAGAAGGAACGATGCTTATTGGGGATGATTTTACAAGCCAAGGGGAAAACTGGAAAAATCTGAAAGAACTGCAAATGGTGAATGAAAGAAAACTAATTCGGCTCAATGCTTTTATGGCAGGAAGAGAATTTAAAGATATTGTAACAAATGCTGCAGATCCTTTAAAACCGACAGGCCGACCAACTTTATTCGGAAATCAGATTCTCAGTCAGTTTAATGTAATTTTGGATAATAAAGAGGGAATACTTTATTTAAAACCCAATAACAGAATTAATGAACCTTATATGAACTATAATCGGTATCTGAAAGAGATATCTAATAAAAAGGAGTAGAGAATAACTTTCAGGGTAGTAGGTTGATATCCTTTTCAGCAAGAGAGAGCTCTGAATTAAGATGATGCTTTTCAAAGAACCCTTTTAATTCAAGCAATCTCTTTTTGTTGTTATAAGGAATGCTGGAGTTGAGTTTTCTCTGGCAGAGTGAGCAGGCTCTTGCATAATGAAAATCAGTTTCGGAAAGAGTATTGGTTCCGTTCATTACACAATTGGCATTGAGACAGTGAGTGATTCCAAACATATGTCCGATTTCATGAGAACTGATCTTCATAAGCCTTAACAGACTTTCATTAAAATTAGAATCTGTTAAATGTCCATTTGCAAATCTGTATATTGAAGTAACTCCAACGCCGTTTTCATA belongs to Chryseobacterium gleum and includes:
- a CDS encoding PorP/SprF family type IX secretion system membrane protein, with product MRKLYAIVCLALLSNAYKAQESLPYYQQYLLDGEFLFNPAQYGKTDYVQLNANYQQQFSKFSNSPNVQSIGINANIFDRVGAGISVFRDSNGPISAGGITAGASYFIPLSSEGDRKDQFSFGTSVNFYNMNFDYSKINTEEGGDPLLRGEESNIFMVYANFGLAATYRGLFGGVSVNDIALSNDASIVNNYEPSPIKFFLNLGYNWNIADNITIAPSALINLNTNSTRMIDWNLMATFSNDINAFSFGVSYRTVQNRFDNQDLSISPIVKVRFNKFMIGATYNLGLSDIQSYGGNSFMIGLGYNFDNFINVRGFRY
- the hemW gene encoding radical SAM family heme chaperone HemW, translating into MIYIHIPFCKQKCSYCNFHFSTSLNFKDEMLRAMKTEILLRKDELQNKNLKSLYFGGGTPSILSVDEISSLIDETLRYFSFEKDIEITLEANPDDLDKNFLKQLAGTPVNRLSIGTQSFFEEDLKLMNRAHNASEAESSIKRAQDFGFENLSIDLIYGSPTSNLEIWKENLNKTIALEVPHISSYALTVEPKTALENWIAKGKVKSPKEEEQNKEFYYLSDFLKDHGFEHYEVSNFAKPGFYSRHNSSYWKYQEYLGIGPSAHSYNGFDVRSWNVANNQQYIKKLNDKLLAKEEEILSMEDQFNEMIMIGLRTIWGVDIESLKTKFSDRLLEHFQTEIKPKMQEGILIIENDHLKIPEKHWFMADGIASDLFIV
- the murI gene encoding glutamate racemase, yielding MKTKKQDYSHLSPSQPIGIFDSGVGGLTVAKEIKRLLPNEDLIYFGDTKHLPYGEKSREAIIEYSTKITNFLLEQNCKAIVIACNTATANALNEVMQSVAGRVPVIDVINPVAEKVSYEIHNNVGVIATKATVNSGLYKKSIRKHNKWIKVDELATPLLVPAIEEGFKNHPITHAIIYNYLSNSKLKNIETLILGCTHYPLLIDEIKQYYGNRVRVIDSPNIVANHLKIIMDKYHLLNENNPKPNYHFYLSDLTKNFEKISKKFFGKTIDLELKVL
- a CDS encoding nitroreductase family protein, giving the protein MNFLEQMKNRYTVKKYNPQGKVTEQQVAELKQILNLSPSSINSQPWNFIFVNDPELKQQLGDKSYFNKEKVLESNYIIVFQVIKDIENFEKQIEENLPEGAVNYYRTMVKPKGEEAVKSWLRHQVYLSLGVLLSACAAMGIDSTPMEGIEPDGYDAVLNNEKYETLFAVAIGERDETDANQPKFNPKKRLNAEKVIVEA
- a CDS encoding winged helix-turn-helix transcriptional regulator, which encodes MYTIDNKSYPCCTSVTMKFIGGKWKAVILHHLIDGAKRYNELRKSIPTITERTLSLQLKQLEEDGIVDRKVFTEKPPLVVEYELTDFGRTLLPVLEAITKWGEEAPVISKKIIRN
- a CDS encoding RsmD family RNA methyltransferase, with the protein product MFRIISGKWKAKKIAAPKNFEVRPTTDFAKEALFSILENKYDMQSISVLDLFAGIGSITLEFASRGGQNITSVEMNPKHTAFINATASELDMALQINVQRGDVFDWLKKFRNKKSFEIVFSDAPFEMEEKKYHELISLVLNNKYLKENGVLIVEHQSRMKFDHPNLIDTRKYGNVSFSFFEPNKEDNQEL
- a CDS encoding DUF3822 family protein — protein: MNVLNLLFTKDGLICQIVKNKNILEEKSYFVTEETPANLIEQKLDEVLIKQRYEEIHVISAFNHFTLMPEGFSEHDAGFDLIAFNAPADREKEELMLSINKKFNIQFYYTFPKSYYKKIKELAVPAHFNFSGEKFLSSINNKTSKEIHINLYHNQCEFFAIDNKKIILYNNLDVNSEVDFLYFIMFTLSKIGFGINETSFYAYGETTENETFISELQKFVKNLKIVFDNIPNKNFILN
- a CDS encoding Smr/MutS family protein, producing MKIGDKVSVVDEDLSGIVTSVKGNIVVFKDEYGFTHQYPKEKLVPKDADLYENIRILRKAEPKKIISKKHQKNHLVLDLHFHNLVKNPNDYDSFERLFIQKEKLIEVLEFCRKNNLKRLEIVHGIGDGTLQRMVRDVLESQVNIDFYNKEILHHQSGAVMVEFH
- a CDS encoding metallophosphoesterase family protein: MTKILLLSDSHSYIDHRILEYASQADEIWHCGDFGSLDVIEQLEKIKPLKGVYGNIDNSKIQAEFPEVNRFFCEKLEVLMIHIGGYPGKYSPLAKKEIAEQPPKLFISGHSHILKAMYDEKNKLLHLNPGACGKQGWHKVRTMMRFVVDGEEIRDLEVIELGPRV
- a CDS encoding serine hydrolase gives rise to the protein MKQKLSFFIFLLTVGLVNAQVEEKKLDELIQNTLKTFDVPGMSVGIVKDGKVIYSKGFGVRSLTSKQPMDDNTLVGIASNSKGFTCTALAILADEGKLNWDDKVSKYIPEFQMYDPYVSQNVTIKDLITHRAGLGLGQGDLMFFPEGGNLTVNDIVHNVRYLKPENPFRTKLDYNNIMFIVAGEVIHRISGLSWAEFIEQRIMKPVGMTSSFGSYNRAKSVANKIDAHAPVEGKAIAVPHDWNETANAAGGIMSNIKDMTTWAECLLNNFTTKDGKKLVSDKNAQQLWSLQIPDRVAAKNPYDTSFYGYGLGWFLSDVKGHKQVQHTGGLIGTVTQFTLIPDMKLGIVVLTNQQSGAAFNTITNTVKDSYLGVADRNWLKTYGERMSKMEAEFNKQKKDAYAKSEAFKKEKGLQPKAEQFTGTYNDVWFGDVEIAQQGDTYRISCKNSPRLKGELLPYSNNSFIIKWDDRSYDADAYIIFSYDENGKAESARLKAISDVTDFSFDFDDLDLKRK
- a CDS encoding retropepsin-like aspartic protease: MENKFFTITFILLFFSTGCLEVISAQKRIPVIRATSDKSIIYDGTHVKVNWKLDPRIKPDIYYTNLPYKKSKIVLITDQGKQSFNTQYGKSYDLIVLLNEKDSCFVRIMAKEDPSFISLKQNENKPSPLEIPFTITGSRIYFKGLLNEKEEVNIQFDLGAGTSCVNKLSSEKLQLSFTDKTTISNTQGVNEARKSSGNKLQIGDAVWRDVPLTEVGNMKQDEDLIVGNGFFRDKIIEIDYDRKMMVIHNQLPAKAKEFKKQEVFYEQNRPKFKVDFTQDNKKYSFWFLFDTGREGTMLIGDDFTSQGENWKNLKELQMVNERKLIRLNAFMAGREFKDIVTNAADPLKPTGRPTLFGNQILSQFNVILDNKEGILYLKPNNRINEPYMNYNRYLKEISNKKE